From the genome of Salmo salar chromosome ssa29, Ssal_v3.1, whole genome shotgun sequence:
cccaagaagtctcgaggctgtaattgctgccaaaggtgtttcaacagaAAGTACGGAGTAATGGGTCTGACTACTTATGTAATTGTgacatttctgtttttaatacatttgcaaaaatttctaaacatgtttttggtttgtcattatggggtattgtgtctagattgagaCCAATacaatttaatcagttttagaatttggctgtaatgtaacaaagtggaaaaagtcgacgggtctgaatactttccgaatgccctcTATGTAGACGTTGTGATTGTGAACATCCCGTTTTTATCCTGTCAGGACGGAGCAGTCTGCtgactaaagccttgttcacgTTGTTGGCAGTTTCAAACCCAATTTCTTTTTTGTTGTAGTTGCTTATCCGATCTCTAGTCTgtttttcctgcagtctgaacagccaaaaagcacatggaatctgATCTCTAGTCTgtttttcctgcagtctgaacagccaaagAGCACATGGAATCTGATCTCTAGTCTgtttttcctgcagtctgaacagccaaaaagcacatggaatctgATCTCTAGTCTgtttttcctgcagtctgaacagccaaaaagcacatggaatctgATCTCTAGTCTgtttttcctgcagtctgaacagccaaagAGCACATGGAATCTGATATTTCAAGCCACACTTTAAACCACCTTCGTAGGTGATTCCTGGCCATACGACTTGTCTGAACGGTCAAAtgagattttttttaattatttgccCTCAAGTGATTTTTAGACTATTTGGCATATCTTCTTGCTTGTTAGCTACTCTGATAGTTTGAGAAGAACACGTGGTAGCTAACAGacttgttaattgtttacaaattATTGCATGTGCTCAACAGCTGCCTAGCTAGCCAGTTAACTGATGCCAAAAAGGACTggttttgaaagttggatcattTTATCCTTTGAGGCTTAAAGTGTTCTTACACTATGACTTTGTCACTTTTTAGCTACACACTTTGTGAAAGGTTGGTGGGTGGTGGCGCTCCAATCAGCCTACACGCACCTGGCGTTACTATGACGACTAGCGTAGCCTCGTCGGCAACACGCGCACCTGGCGTTACTATGACGACTAGCGTAGCCTCGTCGGCAACACGCGCACCTGGCGTTACTATGACGACTAGCGTAGCCTCGTCTGCAACACGCGCACCTGGCGTTAATATGACGACTAGCGTAGCCTCGTCGGCAACGCGCGCACCTGGCGTTAAATGACGACTAGCGTAGCCTCGTCGGCAACGCGCGCACCTGGCGTTACTATGACGCATGCATCCGATTTGGTCATTTTAAATTTTTTTGtcttgctgtttggacagtcagtattccaaaacgGATTAGAAAAAAAGCAAACTGATTTGTGCAtgaaggcctgcagtgtgaactaGGTTTTAGAGGTTGTGTTGGCAGAAAGCCTCATGGCTTTAGGAGTTACAGGTGTATGGTTGGATAGACGGCTGAATGAGACTGACAGCCAGCTGAACCATGCGTCATGCACCTGTTACCGGTTAAATCTACAGCGATTAGGCTTTGGGCGCCATCCCCGTTTTTGAAGCAGATCTATTCAGACAACCATAAATCATTATCTCTCCCCTCGTTagattatattttatttatttagcagacactacaGAGCAACTCCATTTTGAAGGTAGCTAGGTGAGAACCACGTCATTCATAGGAAGTATGTTTTTCCTGACGGTAGCTGTCCGCATTGGCTGTGCTAGTCTGTCTGTATGCCAACCTGTTTTATAGTGACTGTATTTCTTTGGTGAAGAGTAGCAAAGCTACTGCTAATTTACACCAGTTACTGGAATCTTCAGGAATTTTtgtaattaacagaaaatgtaTGGCAATCTAttgtaatttatacttgaataacttggtgtgtgtatatatagatatagatactaGATATAGATACTAGATATAGATACTAGATAGATACtagatagtgttgtgtctccctgtttctagtagatagaccatatggtcCAAGAGAATTGTCCTTTGAAGATGCCAAAATTATGGTAGTTTACTGGTCTACTACCAAAGTTTTTAGATATCTATCTATAtcagcaaaaaagaaatgttcctttttcaggaccctgtctttcaaagatcatttgtaaaaattcTAATAACTTTATAGAGCTTCATTGGAAAGGgtttacaccaggaacgcacaatccctccatcagtgctcagactgtcttcaatatgctgagagaggctggactgagggcttgtaggcctgttgtaaggcaggtcctcaccagacatcactggcaacaatgtcgcctatgggcacaaacccaccgtcgctggaccagacaggactggcagacagtgctcttcactgacgagtcgtggttttgtctcaccaggggtgatggtcggattcgcgtttatcatcgaaggaatgagcgttacaccgaggcctgtactctggagcgggatcgatttggaggtggagggtccgtcatggtctggggcggtgtgtcacagcatcatcggactgagcttgttgtcattgcaggcaatctcaacgctgtgcgttaaagggaagacatcctcctccctcatgtggtacccttcctgcaggctcatcctgacatgaccctccaacatgacaatgccaccagacatactgctcgttctgtgagtgatttcctgcaagacaggaatgtcagtgttctgccatggccagcgaagagcccggatctcaatcccattgagcacgtctgggacctgttggatcggagggtgagggctagggccattcccccaagaaatgtccaggaacttgcaggtgccttggtggaagagttgggtaacatctcacagcaagaactggcaaatctggtccagtccatgaggaggagatgcactgcagtacttaatgcagctggtggccacaccagatactgactgttacttttgattttaacccccccccccctttgttcagggacacattattcaatttctgttagtcacatgtctgtggaacttgttcagtttatgtctcagttgttgaatcttatgttcatacaaatatttacacgttaagtttgctgaaaataaacacagttgacagtgagaggacgtttctttatttgctgagatttatatatatatatatatatatatatactctcccTTTTTGCAACCGTAGTGAAGAGAATATTATGAAGATGAATTTCCGTTTCACAACGCCTGTTTAAAATAACTTTGGTCTCACTGTGTAACCTTGTCTCACTGTGGTGGGCTTAGTGTTGGCCTCACTGTGGTGGGCTTAGTGTTGGCCTCACTGTGGTGGGCTTAGTGTTGGCCTCACTGTGGTGGGCTTAGTGTTGGCCTCACTGTGGTGGGCTTAGTGTTGGCCTCACTGTGGTGGGCTTAGTGTTGGCCTCACTGTGGTGGGCTTAGTGTTGGCCTCACTGTGGTGGGCTTAGTGTTGGCCTCACTGTGGTGGGCTTAGTGTTGGTCTCACTGTGGTGGGCTTAGTGTTGGCCTCACTGTGGTGGGCTTAGTGTTGGCCTCACTGTGGTGGGCTTAGTGTTGGCCTCACTGTGGTGGGCTTAGTGTTGGCCTCACTGTCCGGTCTATTTATATTACTGACAATGTAGCAAGCTGtttatatattgttatataaatatatatattatatatttatatattgtgCTCCCTATTTTACACTTGTTGCTAACTGCTGTTTTTCTTTTCTCTAGGAGGAGACCAGGGGGTCTTGAATGGCTACTTCAGTAACTGGGCAACAGCGGATATATCAAAacacctccccttcatctacaaccTCAGCAGCATAGCGATCTACACCTACCTTCCAGCATTCAAACAGTAAGTACTCAGTCTACACCTCCCTTCCAGCATTCAATAAGTAAGTACTGTCTATACCTACCTTCCAGCATTCAAACAGTATGTACTCAATCTACACCTACCTTCCAGCATTCAAACAGTATGTACTCAATCTACACCTACCTTCCAGCATTAAACAGAGAAATTCAGCATAAAGGATAAAACCTACCTTCCAGCATTCAAACAGTATGTACTCAATCTACACCTACCTTCCAGCATTCAAACAGTAAGTACTCAATCTACACCTACCTTCCAGCATTCAAACAGTATGTACTCAATCTACACCTACCTTCCAGCATTCAAACAGTATGTACTCAATCTACACCTACCTTCCAGCATTCAAACCGTATGTAATCATGTGATAAATGGTGTGTAACTATTATCTAGATATATCTCTATTTCTTACGTTGAGAAACATTCTGCTAAATCCCAAACTAAATATTTGAGGGGTTGTCTATAATTCCCTGCCAAAACATGAACTCGTAAGAGTCGAAGCCCTGTCGGAGCCCTGTCGGAGCCCTGTCGGAGCCCTGTCGCAGCAGGGAGGGGTTCTACTAAACTATAaggaattgttttaaggtcataACAAGGATCATTTTAGCCATTTTTGATTTTTGAATTTCAAGACCCCTTGATTgatcaacaaaaaaaaatatcaaaaaaatatttttccttactactattagcccatagaaacacattgaataacacatagtccttactgctattagcccatagaaacacattgaataacagattactgctattagcccatggaaacacattgaataacagattactgctattagcccatagaaacacattgaataacagattactgctattagcccatagaaacacattgaataacagattactgctattagcccatagaaacacattgaataacagattactgctattagcccatagaaacacattgaataacagattactgctattagcccatagaaacacattgaacaacagattactgctattagcccatagaaacacattgaataacagattactgctattagcccatagaaacacattgaataacagattactgctattagcccatagaaacacattgaataacagattactgctattagcccatagaaacacattgaataacagattactgctattagcccatagaaacacattgaataacagattactgctattagcccatagaaacacattgaataacagattactgctattagcccatagaaacacattgaataacagattactgctattagcccatagaaacacattgaataacagattactgctattagcccatagaaacacattgaataacagattactgctattagcccatagaaacacattgaataacagattactgctattagcccatagaaacacattgaataacagattactgctattagcccatagaaacacattgaataacagattactgctattagcccatagaaacacattgaataacagattactgctattagcccatagaaacacattgaataacagattactgctgttagcccatagaaacacattgaataacagattactgctgttagcccatagaaacacattgaataacagattactgctgttagcccatagaaacacattgaataacagattactgctgttagcccatagaaacacattgaataacagattactgctattagcccatagaaacacattgaataacagattactgctattagcccatagaaacacattgaataacagattactgctgttagcccatagaaacacattgaataacagatagtccttactgctattagagagcaaaatggagaacgCCATCGCGTTCTTGAGTCtcctctttccatagaggggtcataatagttttgtaggccaaaccgttggGACGCTACAGACGACTTTAAAGctcctctctgattctctctctctctctcactgcagcTGTGACAGGCGGATGTGGTCCATTTTTAAGAAGCATCCAATGCAACAAAACATCTGTCGTTTTTAAAACTGACAGATTTTAgatgggatttttttatttattatgctAACTAGATTGCATCAGGGTGCAGCCAATGACCTTAGGAGGGAAGAAGCTCAGCCAACAACAGTGACTCAATAGTAGACTACCTGTGAAACGCCTGGCAGGGAAAGTGGTTCTTGGGCTGCGAGAGATCGGGGTAGGCGTAAGGCGATACAGTCACATGAGTGTGCTGATGCCATAACGTCAGGTTATAGGGGGGGGGTGGGTAGCCTCATGGGGTTAGATATTCAGCTGGAGCTCCACAGAGCCGAGACCAGAGGACGAAATAGAGGTCttctgttttaaatactttttataCCTCTGCTGCTCACAGTGGCTATTCTCTCCCCTGGCTCTCGCTTTTTCACCTGTTGAGCTCTCGCTCCTTTCACATCttcacttctctctgtctctctctgtctctctctgtctctctctgtctctctctgtctctctctgtctctctctgtctctctgtctctctgtctctctgtctctctgtctctctgtctctctgtctctctgtctctctgtgtctctctctctctgtgtctctctctctctgtgtctctctctctctgtgtctctctctctctgtgtctctctctctctgtctctctctctgtctctctgtctctctctctgtctctgtgcgtgtTCAAACTTGTCAAaccaaaacatttacaacaatCTTTAACTGCCAGATATAAGTTACATTCACAACAAGAGTAAATGAACACTCATTCTGTTCCAGATACGGTGGAAACGCCAAGGTGGTCCACTTCCTGGGTCAGACCAAACCGTGGAGCTACACGTACGACCCCAAGACCAAGAGGATCAGCGGGGACATCCAGGAGACTTCCACACATCCCAGCTTCCTCCTGGACTGGTGGATCCTCTACTCTTCCTCTGTGGTGCCCATGAtgatggagggatatggagacCAGCCTTTCCACTCTGGCTGTGTGGAAGTTCGTCTAGAAGTATTAACCTTTTGTCCTTCCTCTACGGAAACCGTTATCAAACAGCTACAACAATTTGAATTAAGTGACTACTTGGATGCTTATTGTTAGTAAAAGTAATGTTGGACCCAACACCTGAATGAATTAAAAcctaaaatatattatatatttattatgaTTAGTGTTTCTAAAATGTAGTGCTACTTCAGCCCTGAAGGCTATTGATGTTTAACCCTCTCATTCGTCCGTCTAAAGTTCCAGTCCTCTGTCAAAGAAAGTTGTAACCGCCATGGTCACTGGCCTGGATCATGGTCACAGATCAATAGTCACAAGGAAGGTGGATGGAAGGTATGATGAAGACTAGTTGGTTGTGACGCTGGGCTTAACGGACAACACCTGGTCACTAACTATCGCTGCTTCTTGTGGACAATCTGTTTGTACAACAAAAACCTGGCTTTGCTAatactatagctgtgtgttctctgACGATCGAGTAGATGGATGGTTTGAAAGTAGCGGAAATGTCTTGCTGTATAAATGCCAGGTTTTAGTTCTGTGCTACTGTTCTGTAGCTGCACTGACTGCAAAGGAACCCGTGTTTTTCTCCAGACCTCTTAATCTTATGGCTTGTTCCATAATTTATAAAATCGCTCCCTTCTAATattcttgtttgttttgtttttcttcttctcttccaGGGACGCAGCACATCACATGACTCCCATCACAGCGAGCCATACATGTCAGCCGAGACATCGGAGGAACGCAAGCAGAAATGGGAGCAAGGCCAGGCGGACTACATGGGAATGGACTGTTTTGATAATATCCAGAAGAAGCTTGATGCTTTTCTCAAGTAGAGGAGGGAAACTGATTTCAGTTTAGTTAGTTTGAcccactcctctctccatcttaccAATAGTTGGTTCTCCATGTTAGTGAGCCATTACCCAGCCCAGCTCAGAAGACGACGACACAATTCTGTTACGATGGGAAAACATTCTGACATTGTTGGCAGAGGAGGGCATCCAACTGCAATACTTGTATAGTATGTTTATCCTGTCATCTGTACTGTGAGGATTACGACACTGAAGCACCAATTTATTGACAAGCTTTTACaagacatatatatttttttctatttgTGAAGAAATGTTTAGAATTTAAAACCGcaataaaatataataaataaataaatatggccTTGGTAAATGGACATGAGCCTTTTTTCCACGTGTGGACACTTTAACAAATGAAAGATGATCAATACAGTATGCCTTGTAGTTTCATAGATGCCGGCGTGGCCATATACTGTATAATTAAGaggatttttaatgttttgtCCTGCCATGTCTGCACAACctgggccttcagaaagtattcacaccccttgacttattccacatttagttgttacagcttgaa
Proteins encoded in this window:
- the glyg gene encoding glycogenin-1 isoform X2, which gives rise to MAQDQAFVTLATNDNYARGAMVLGKSLRNHETTRKLVVMIGPHVSDPCKGVLHKIFDEVLLVDVLDSGDAAHLALMERPDLGVTFTKLHCWTLTHYSKCVFMDADTLVVQNIDELFDREELSAAPDPGWPDCFNSGVFVFRPSNETYGKLLQYCTEHGSFDGGPTTQPAGGDQGVLNGYFSNWATADISKHLPFIYNLSSIAIYTYLPAFKQYGGNAKVVHFLGQTKPWSYTYDPKTKRISGDIQETSTHPSFLLDWWILYSSSVVPMMMEGYGDQPFHSGCVEFQSSVKESCNRHGHWPGSWSQINSHKEGGWKGRSTSHDSHHSEPYMSAETSEERKQKWEQGQADYMGMDCFDNIQKKLDAFLK
- the glyg gene encoding glycogenin-1 isoform X1, which translates into the protein MAQDQAFVTLATNDNYARGAMVLGKSLRNHETTRKLVVMIGPHVSDPCKGVLHKIFDEVLLVDVLDSGDAAHLALMERPDLGVTFTKLHCWTLTHYSKCVFMDADTLVVQNIDELFDREELSAAPDPGWPDCFNSGVFVFRPSNETYGKLLQYCTEHGSFDGGPTTQPAGGDQGVLNGYFSNWATADISKHLPFIYNLSSIAIYTYLPAFKQYGGNAKVVHFLGQTKPWSYTYDPKTKRISGDIQETSTHPSFLLDWWILYSSSVVPMMMEGYGDQPFHSGCVEVRLEFQSSVKESCNRHGHWPGSWSQINSHKEGGWKGRSTSHDSHHSEPYMSAETSEERKQKWEQGQADYMGMDCFDNIQKKLDAFLK
- the glyg gene encoding glycogenin-1 isoform X4, yielding MAQDQAFVTLATNDNYARGAMVLGKSLRNHETTRKLVVMIGPHVSDPCKGVLHKIFDEVLLVDVLDSGDAAHLALMERPDLGVTFTKLHCWTLTHYSKCVFMDADTLVVQNIDELFDREELSAAPDPGWPDCFNSGVFVFRPSNETYGKLLQYCTEHGSFDGGPTTQPAGGDQGVLNGYFSNWATADISKHLPFIYNLSSIAIYTYLPAFKQYGGNAKVVHFLGQTKPWSYTYDPKTKRISGDIQETSTHPSFLLDWWILYSSSVVPMMMEGYGDQPFHSGCVEVRLEGRSTSHDSHHSEPYMSAETSEERKQKWEQGQADYMGMDCFDNIQKKLDAFLK
- the glyg gene encoding Glycogenin-1; the protein is MAQDQAFVTLATNDNYARGAMVLGKSLRNHETTRKLVVMIGPHVSDPCKGVLHKIFDEVLLVDVLDSGDAAHLALMERPDLGVTFTKLHCWTLTHYSKCVFMDADTLVVQNIDELFDREELSAAPDPGWPDCFNSGVFVFRPSNETYGKLLQYCTEHGSFDGGDQGVLNGYFSNWATADISKHLPFIYNLSSIAIYTYLPAFKQYGGNAKVVHFLGQTKPWSYTYDPKTKRISGDIQETSTHPSFLLDWWILYSSSVVPMMMEGYGDQPFHSGCVEVRLEGRSTSHDSHHSEPYMSAETSEERKQKWEQGQADYMGMDCFDNIQKKLDAFLK
- the glyg gene encoding glycogenin-1 isoform X6, whose protein sequence is MAQDQAFVTLATNDNYARGAMVLGKSLRNHETTRKLVVMIGPHVSDPCKGVLHKIFDEVLLVDVLDSGDAAHLALMERPDLGVTFTKLHCWTLTHYSKCVFMDADTLVVQNIDELFDREELSAAPDPGWPDCFNSGVFVFRPSNETYGKLLQYCTEHGSFDGGDQGVLNGYFSNWATADISKHLPFIYNLSSIAIYTYLPAFKQYGGNAKVVHFLGQTKPWSYTYDPKTKRISGDIQETSTHPSFLLDWWILYSSSVVPMMMEGYGDQPFHSGCVEGRSTSHDSHHSEPYMSAETSEERKQKWEQGQADYMGMDCFDNIQKKLDAFLK
- the glyg gene encoding glycogenin-1 isoform X3; translation: MAQDQAFVTLATNDNYARGAMVLGKSLRNHETTRKLVVMIGPHVSDPCKGVLHKIFDEVLLVDVLDSGDAAHLALMERPDLGVTFTKLHCWTLTHYSKCVFMDADTLVVQNIDELFDREELSAAPDPGWPDCFNSGVFVFRPSNETYGKLLQYCTEHGSFDGGDQGVLNGYFSNWATADISKHLPFIYNLSSIAIYTYLPAFKQYGGNAKVVHFLGQTKPWSYTYDPKTKRISGDIQETSTHPSFLLDWWILYSSSVVPMMMEGYGDQPFHSGCVEVRLEFQSSVKESCNRHGHWPGSWSQINSHKEGGWKGRSTSHDSHHSEPYMSAETSEERKQKWEQGQADYMGMDCFDNIQKKLDAFLK